A stretch of the Musa acuminata AAA Group cultivar baxijiao chromosome BXJ2-7, Cavendish_Baxijiao_AAA, whole genome shotgun sequence genome encodes the following:
- the LOC135616746 gene encoding FCS-Like Zinc finger 1-like produces the protein MPSPRFFSVHEARRHHFLGSCYLCKKPIAENKDVFMYRGDTPFCSKECRWEQMDMDEALENESKKQSFAMKGKPSLTIPSNCDKKSFKADAAAVVAG, from the exons ATGCCGTCTCCGAGGTTCTTCTCCGTCCACGAGGCCCGGCGCCACCACTTCTTGGGCTCCTGCTACCTCTGCAAGAAGCCCATCGCCGAGAACAAAGACGTCTTCATGTACAG AGGGGACACTCCCTTTTGCAGCAAGGAGTGCCGGTGGGAGCAGATGGACATGGATGAAGCTCTGGAGAACGAGTCCAAGAAGCAGTCGTTCGCCATGAAGGGCAAGCCGAGCTTGACCATCCCTTCCAACTGCGACAAGAAAAGCTTCAAGGCCGACGCTGCTGCCGTTGTTGCCGGCTAA
- the LOC103990531 gene encoding translocon-associated protein subunit alpha codes for MTAVISDRPRRATCCSAVPGSTYLSDRTDQIALFKSKAVLSRIESLPSLLSRVVVLEPSRSASWIAMAIRVFSLLIALLLFASPIVQVARCQSDEDVAATEVIEGSNLGIVGDDTQVFGDGTLGPAPGIDTVCVFPKNAARLVPAGEETELLVGLHNEGESTLEVVAIRASLHLPFDHHMFVQNLTLQEFYNASVPVSAQATFPYVFAVSKYLQPGSFDLVGTIVYEIDQQPYQSIFYNGTVEVVEAGGFLSIESVFLVTLGVALIGFLGLWAYGQIQQFSKKTKRSPKVEVGTGTTDANMDEWLEGTAYAQSLSSKSKKKK; via the exons ATGACGGCCGTCATTTCGGATAGGCCTCGCAGGGCCACGTGTTGCTCAGCGGTGCCAGGCTCTACTTACCTCAGCGATCGTACGGATCAGATCGCACTGTTCAAATCGAAAGCAG TTCTCTCTCGGATCGAGTCACTCCCGTCTCTGCTTTCTCGAGTCGTCGTTCTTGAGCCGTCGCGGTCAGCTTCCTGGATCGCCATGGCGATTAGGGTTTTCTCTCTCCTAATCGCGCTTCTCCTGTTCGCGTCTCCGATCGTCCAAG TTGCGAGATGTCAGTCGGATGAGGATGTTGCTGCGACAGAAGTTAttgaaggaagcaatcttggcaTTGTTGGTGATGATACCCAAGTTTTTGGTGATGGAACTCTGGGTCCAGCTCCTGGCATAGATACTGTCTGTGTGTTTCCAAAGAATGCTGCTAGAT TAGTACCAGCAGGAGAAGAAACTGAGCTACTGGTTGGCTTACATAATGAGG GTGAATCAACTTTAGAAGTGGTTGCTATACGTGCTAGCCTTCATCTTCCATTTGATCATCATATGTTTGTTCAGAATCTTACACTGCAG GAATTCTATAATGCATCAGTGCCTGTTTCTGCTCAAGCTACTTTCCCGTATGTATTTGCTGTCAGCAAATACTTGCAG CCTGGCTCTTTTGATCTAGTGGGAACAATAGTCTATGAGATTGATCAGCAACCATATCAGAGCATTTTCTATAATGGTACTGTTGAAGTTGTTGAAGCTGGAGGTTTTCTAAGCATTGAGTCAGTCTTTCTTGTGACCCTTGGGGTTGCTCTCATTGGCTTTTTGGGATTGTGGGCATATGGTCAAATTCAACAGTTTTCAAAG AAAACAAAGAGATCTCCTAAGGTGGAAGTAGGTACTGGAACCACAGATGCCAACATGGATGAGTGGTTGGAG GGTACTGCGTATGCTCAGTCATTGTCAAGCAAGTCTAAGAAAAAGAAGTAA